A genome region from Conger conger chromosome 16, fConCon1.1, whole genome shotgun sequence includes the following:
- the nat15 gene encoding N-alpha-acetyltransferase 60 produces the protein MTDVVPPTALSEIKLRLLCHDDIDSVKLLCGDWFPIEYPDSWYHDITSNRKFFSLAATFKEGIVGMIVAEIKSRTKVHKEDGDILASSFPVDTQVAYILSLGVVKEFRKHGIGSLLLDSLKEHISTTAQDHCKAIYLHVLTTNNTAIHFYENRDFKQHHYLPYYYSIRGVLKDGFTYVLYINGGHPPWTIFDYIQHIGSTLASLSPCSIPQRIYRQAQSLLRSLLPWSGISSKSGIEYSRTM, from the exons ATGACCGACGTGGTGCCCCCCACTGCGCTCAGCGAGATTAAGCTCCGCCTACTCTGCCACGATGACATAGATAGCGTCAAGTTACTCTGCGGTGACTGGTTCCCCATCGA GTACCCAGACTCATGGTATCACGACATCACCTCAAACAGGAAGTTCTTCTCCCTCGCGGCCACCTTCAAAGAGGGCATCGTGGGAATGATAGTGGCTGAAATAAAAAGCCGAACCAAAGTACACAAAGAG GATGGGGACATCCTGGCCTCCAGCTTTCCTGTCGACACACAGGTCGCATATATCCTAAGCCTGGGAGTGGTGAAGGAATTCCGAAAACATGGAATAG GTTCTCTCTTACTAGACAGCTTGAAGGAGCACATATCCACCACGGCCCAGGACCACTGCAAGGCCATCTACCTGCACGTGCTGACCACCAACAACACGGCCATCCACTTTTACGAGAACAGAGACTTTAAGCAGCACCACTACCTGCCCTACTACTACTCCATTCGGGGCGTGCTAAAGGACGGCTTCACCTACGTCCTCTACATCAACGGAGGCCATCCGCCCTGGACCATCTT TGACTACATCCAGCACATCGGCTCCaccctggccagcctgagcccGTGCTCCATCCCACAGCGCATCTACCGGCAGGCCCAGAGCCTCCTGCGCAGCCTGCTGCCCTGGTCCGGCATCTCGTCCAAGAGCGGCATCGAGTACAGCCGGACCatgtga